One Poecilia reticulata strain Guanapo linkage group LG19, Guppy_female_1.0+MT, whole genome shotgun sequence genomic window carries:
- the trim65 gene encoding tripartite motif-containing protein 65 isoform X1, protein MGDVCCFPANMDSQNSYLNCAICLERFRYPVTIPCGHTFCKDCISTHWDTSSKSNKSPHCPFCNQEFASRPVLKRNVSLSVLAESANSTGPSCREPLLRSGDGARTLLLCDRHKKPLVYYCRQDKMPVCCECGITECANHDKVMLEAEKESQELLLERKSKEVEKRLEDTQKSINDLVENISHAKVTLEQTSSWMRAKFSSLIKILTEKQEATELFIDQQKEEAITEAQTRLACLQHRSQILQVSQAQIAALHDLSDADLIRESTRVEVPRFSDVPTEVSPNLLDRLNGVTDVLTRVSKLVCEDLERAVCTTVLQDNDGSPQDKRPVLAVVPSPATPCLPGGKESLSAYRCSLTFDPRTANEHLSLSHENRRAEHLTSGPRPVPAHEARFDHTWQVLCFQGFKKGQHYWELEVSKPWAYLGVTYETIPRKEKGKRCMVGMNELSWSLQLDEHQLSAWHNGRRETLVGHSHHSRIGMLLDYEAGTLTYYGDGQTRLHAFHCAFTQELFPACWIGEGVSITLCSP, encoded by the exons aTGTTTGTTGTTTCCCTGCAAATATGGACTCTCAGAATTCATATCTCAACTGCGCCATATGCCTGGAGCGTTTCAGGTACCCTGTGACCATCCCCTGCGGCCACACCTTCTGTAAAGACTGCATCAGCACACACTGGGACACCAGCAGCAAGTCTAACAAAAGCCCCCATTGCCCCTTCTGCAATCAGGAGTTCGCGTCCAGACCGGTTCTGAAGCGAAACGTGTCACTGTCGGTGCTGGCCGAGTCTGCCAACAGTACCGGCCCGTCCTGCAGGGAGCCTCTGCTGAGGTCAGGGGATGGGGCGAGGACTTTGCTGCTCTGCGATCGCCACAAGAAGCCCCTGGTTTATTACTGCAGGCAGGACAAAATGCCCGTGTGCTGCGAATGTGGCATCACTGAATGCGCCAATCACGACAAAGTCATGCTGGAGGCAGAGAAGGAAAGTCAAGAG CTGTTGCTTGAAAGAAAGAGTAAGGAAGTGGAGAAACGGCTTGAGGACACACAAAAGAGCATAAATGATTTGGTGGAGAACATCAGTCATGCTAAG GTGACTCTAGAACAGACTTCGTCTTGGATGAGGGCCAAGTTCTCCTCTCTGATCAAGATTCTGACCGAGAAGCAGGAGGCCACGGAGCTGTTCATCGACCAGCAGAAGGAGGAGGCCATCACGGAGGCGCAGACGCGGCTGGCCTGCCTCCAGCACCGCTCGCAAATCCTCCAAGTGAGCCAAGCCCAAATAGCGGCTCTGCACGATCTCTCCGACGCCGACCTCATTAGG GAGTCGACGCGGGTGGAAGTGCCACGTTTCAGCGACGTTCCCACAGAGGTGTCGCCAAACCTTCTTGATCGGCTGAACGGCGTCACAGACGTTCTGACTCGAGTCTCCAAGCTGGTTTGTGAGGATCTGGAGAGAGCCGTGTGCACCACTGTGCTTCAGGACAACGACG GGTCTCCTCAGGACAAGAGGCCAGTACTTGCTGTGGTTCCCAGTCCAGCTACTCCGTGCCTCCCTGGTGGGAAGGAAAGCCTCAGTGCCT ATCGGTGCTCTCTGACGTTTGACCCTCGAACGGCCAACGAACACCTGTCTCTGTCTCATGAGAATCGGAGGGCAGAGCACCTGACCTCCGGTCCGCGCCCAGTCCCAGCTCACGAGGCTCGCTTCGACCACACCTGGCAGGTGCTCTGCTTCCAGGGCTTTAAAAAGGGACAGCACTACTGGGAGCTGGAGGTGTCCAAGCCTTGGGCCTACCTCGGG GTTACTTATGAAACCATCCCCAGGAAGGAGAAAGGGAAGCGGTGCATGGTGGGTATGAACGAACTGTCGTGGAGCCTCCAGCTGGACGAGCACCAACTCTCCGCCTGGCACAACGGCCGGCGGGAGACGCTGGTCGGCCACTCCCATCACAGCCGCATCGGCATGCTGCTGGACTACGAGGCGGGGACGCTCACCTACTACGGCGACGGACAGACGAGGCTCCACGCCTTCCACTGTGCCTTCACCCAGGAGCTGTTCCCCGCCTGCTGGATAGGGGAGGGAGTCAGCATTACCCTCTGCTCCCCGTGA
- the trim65 gene encoding tripartite motif-containing protein 65 isoform X2, whose translation MDSQNSYLNCAICLERFRYPVTIPCGHTFCKDCISTHWDTSSKSNKSPHCPFCNQEFASRPVLKRNVSLSVLAESANSTGPSCREPLLRSGDGARTLLLCDRHKKPLVYYCRQDKMPVCCECGITECANHDKVMLEAEKESQELLLERKSKEVEKRLEDTQKSINDLVENISHAKVTLEQTSSWMRAKFSSLIKILTEKQEATELFIDQQKEEAITEAQTRLACLQHRSQILQVSQAQIAALHDLSDADLIRESTRVEVPRFSDVPTEVSPNLLDRLNGVTDVLTRVSKLVCEDLERAVCTTVLQDNDGSPQDKRPVLAVVPSPATPCLPGGKESLSAYRCSLTFDPRTANEHLSLSHENRRAEHLTSGPRPVPAHEARFDHTWQVLCFQGFKKGQHYWELEVSKPWAYLGVTYETIPRKEKGKRCMVGMNELSWSLQLDEHQLSAWHNGRRETLVGHSHHSRIGMLLDYEAGTLTYYGDGQTRLHAFHCAFTQELFPACWIGEGVSITLCSP comes from the exons ATGGACTCTCAGAATTCATATCTCAACTGCGCCATATGCCTGGAGCGTTTCAGGTACCCTGTGACCATCCCCTGCGGCCACACCTTCTGTAAAGACTGCATCAGCACACACTGGGACACCAGCAGCAAGTCTAACAAAAGCCCCCATTGCCCCTTCTGCAATCAGGAGTTCGCGTCCAGACCGGTTCTGAAGCGAAACGTGTCACTGTCGGTGCTGGCCGAGTCTGCCAACAGTACCGGCCCGTCCTGCAGGGAGCCTCTGCTGAGGTCAGGGGATGGGGCGAGGACTTTGCTGCTCTGCGATCGCCACAAGAAGCCCCTGGTTTATTACTGCAGGCAGGACAAAATGCCCGTGTGCTGCGAATGTGGCATCACTGAATGCGCCAATCACGACAAAGTCATGCTGGAGGCAGAGAAGGAAAGTCAAGAG CTGTTGCTTGAAAGAAAGAGTAAGGAAGTGGAGAAACGGCTTGAGGACACACAAAAGAGCATAAATGATTTGGTGGAGAACATCAGTCATGCTAAG GTGACTCTAGAACAGACTTCGTCTTGGATGAGGGCCAAGTTCTCCTCTCTGATCAAGATTCTGACCGAGAAGCAGGAGGCCACGGAGCTGTTCATCGACCAGCAGAAGGAGGAGGCCATCACGGAGGCGCAGACGCGGCTGGCCTGCCTCCAGCACCGCTCGCAAATCCTCCAAGTGAGCCAAGCCCAAATAGCGGCTCTGCACGATCTCTCCGACGCCGACCTCATTAGG GAGTCGACGCGGGTGGAAGTGCCACGTTTCAGCGACGTTCCCACAGAGGTGTCGCCAAACCTTCTTGATCGGCTGAACGGCGTCACAGACGTTCTGACTCGAGTCTCCAAGCTGGTTTGTGAGGATCTGGAGAGAGCCGTGTGCACCACTGTGCTTCAGGACAACGACG GGTCTCCTCAGGACAAGAGGCCAGTACTTGCTGTGGTTCCCAGTCCAGCTACTCCGTGCCTCCCTGGTGGGAAGGAAAGCCTCAGTGCCT ATCGGTGCTCTCTGACGTTTGACCCTCGAACGGCCAACGAACACCTGTCTCTGTCTCATGAGAATCGGAGGGCAGAGCACCTGACCTCCGGTCCGCGCCCAGTCCCAGCTCACGAGGCTCGCTTCGACCACACCTGGCAGGTGCTCTGCTTCCAGGGCTTTAAAAAGGGACAGCACTACTGGGAGCTGGAGGTGTCCAAGCCTTGGGCCTACCTCGGG GTTACTTATGAAACCATCCCCAGGAAGGAGAAAGGGAAGCGGTGCATGGTGGGTATGAACGAACTGTCGTGGAGCCTCCAGCTGGACGAGCACCAACTCTCCGCCTGGCACAACGGCCGGCGGGAGACGCTGGTCGGCCACTCCCATCACAGCCGCATCGGCATGCTGCTGGACTACGAGGCGGGGACGCTCACCTACTACGGCGACGGACAGACGAGGCTCCACGCCTTCCACTGTGCCTTCACCCAGGAGCTGTTCCCCGCCTGCTGGATAGGGGAGGGAGTCAGCATTACCCTCTGCTCCCCGTGA
- the trim65 gene encoding tripartite motif-containing protein 65 isoform X3, which yields MPGAFQEFASRPVLKRNVSLSVLAESANSTGPSCREPLLRSGDGARTLLLCDRHKKPLVYYCRQDKMPVCCECGITECANHDKVMLEAEKESQELLLERKSKEVEKRLEDTQKSINDLVENISHAKVTLEQTSSWMRAKFSSLIKILTEKQEATELFIDQQKEEAITEAQTRLACLQHRSQILQVSQAQIAALHDLSDADLIRESTRVEVPRFSDVPTEVSPNLLDRLNGVTDVLTRVSKLVCEDLERAVCTTVLQDNDGSPQDKRPVLAVVPSPATPCLPGGKESLSAYRCSLTFDPRTANEHLSLSHENRRAEHLTSGPRPVPAHEARFDHTWQVLCFQGFKKGQHYWELEVSKPWAYLGVTYETIPRKEKGKRCMVGMNELSWSLQLDEHQLSAWHNGRRETLVGHSHHSRIGMLLDYEAGTLTYYGDGQTRLHAFHCAFTQELFPACWIGEGVSITLCSP from the exons ATGCCTGGAGCGTTTCAG GAGTTCGCGTCCAGACCGGTTCTGAAGCGAAACGTGTCACTGTCGGTGCTGGCCGAGTCTGCCAACAGTACCGGCCCGTCCTGCAGGGAGCCTCTGCTGAGGTCAGGGGATGGGGCGAGGACTTTGCTGCTCTGCGATCGCCACAAGAAGCCCCTGGTTTATTACTGCAGGCAGGACAAAATGCCCGTGTGCTGCGAATGTGGCATCACTGAATGCGCCAATCACGACAAAGTCATGCTGGAGGCAGAGAAGGAAAGTCAAGAG CTGTTGCTTGAAAGAAAGAGTAAGGAAGTGGAGAAACGGCTTGAGGACACACAAAAGAGCATAAATGATTTGGTGGAGAACATCAGTCATGCTAAG GTGACTCTAGAACAGACTTCGTCTTGGATGAGGGCCAAGTTCTCCTCTCTGATCAAGATTCTGACCGAGAAGCAGGAGGCCACGGAGCTGTTCATCGACCAGCAGAAGGAGGAGGCCATCACGGAGGCGCAGACGCGGCTGGCCTGCCTCCAGCACCGCTCGCAAATCCTCCAAGTGAGCCAAGCCCAAATAGCGGCTCTGCACGATCTCTCCGACGCCGACCTCATTAGG GAGTCGACGCGGGTGGAAGTGCCACGTTTCAGCGACGTTCCCACAGAGGTGTCGCCAAACCTTCTTGATCGGCTGAACGGCGTCACAGACGTTCTGACTCGAGTCTCCAAGCTGGTTTGTGAGGATCTGGAGAGAGCCGTGTGCACCACTGTGCTTCAGGACAACGACG GGTCTCCTCAGGACAAGAGGCCAGTACTTGCTGTGGTTCCCAGTCCAGCTACTCCGTGCCTCCCTGGTGGGAAGGAAAGCCTCAGTGCCT ATCGGTGCTCTCTGACGTTTGACCCTCGAACGGCCAACGAACACCTGTCTCTGTCTCATGAGAATCGGAGGGCAGAGCACCTGACCTCCGGTCCGCGCCCAGTCCCAGCTCACGAGGCTCGCTTCGACCACACCTGGCAGGTGCTCTGCTTCCAGGGCTTTAAAAAGGGACAGCACTACTGGGAGCTGGAGGTGTCCAAGCCTTGGGCCTACCTCGGG GTTACTTATGAAACCATCCCCAGGAAGGAGAAAGGGAAGCGGTGCATGGTGGGTATGAACGAACTGTCGTGGAGCCTCCAGCTGGACGAGCACCAACTCTCCGCCTGGCACAACGGCCGGCGGGAGACGCTGGTCGGCCACTCCCATCACAGCCGCATCGGCATGCTGCTGGACTACGAGGCGGGGACGCTCACCTACTACGGCGACGGACAGACGAGGCTCCACGCCTTCCACTGTGCCTTCACCCAGGAGCTGTTCCCCGCCTGCTGGATAGGGGAGGGAGTCAGCATTACCCTCTGCTCCCCGTGA